The following proteins come from a genomic window of Candidatus Methylomirabilota bacterium:
- a CDS encoding TldD/PmbA family protein, whose amino-acid sequence GPGERDPQEIIREIPHGYYLVGHRTPSIAESRENFRITAMKVYEIRHGQIGELFCNGGIMADTKDYLMKVDAVGNDFRLYPIPNCGKGQPMQTKRLGNGGPTIRSRARLTGISK is encoded by the coding sequence CGGTCCAGGCGAACGGGATCCCCAGGAGATTATCCGGGAGATTCCCCACGGCTACTACCTCGTGGGGCACCGGACTCCCTCGATTGCCGAATCGCGTGAGAATTTCCGAATCACCGCCATGAAGGTCTACGAGATCAGGCATGGGCAAATTGGAGAGCTGTTCTGTAATGGCGGGATCATGGCCGATACGAAGGACTACCTGATGAAGGTGGATGCCGTGGGGAACGACTTCCGTCTCTACCCGATTCCCAATTGCGGCAAGGGCCAGCCGATGCAGACCAAGCGGCTTGGCAATGGGGGCCCCACTATCCGTAGTCGAGC